A window of the Lactuca sativa cultivar Salinas chromosome 7, Lsat_Salinas_v11, whole genome shotgun sequence genome harbors these coding sequences:
- the LOC111891053 gene encoding two-component response regulator ORR23-like produces the protein MKRVKSDQRSQKELPLLIEAMGDSCECSSRVVCHRMDGYLPENTSKLRKPAVRSYNRSRVPRLKWTDELHQFFVNAVQKLGGEDKATPKMILKTMNVKGLSVSHIKSHLQMYRNMKNAVILQDIPKTKGLESYNYHGVSVNIGLGPHEQYYKHNSFSTSAVNMKMADEPLLALNPEKLTSIVLGQMERSIYSRSQQFVHAPKSKFHHGSPNSYHGTHEGKKDKVYNQVSEATNVYLSNKVIYKDFLASGFTSNYNENEDTENYEDAIVATLSKTPSVNTKLTLGGP, from the exons ATGAAGAGGGTAAAGAGTGATCAAAGATCTCAAAAGGAGTTGCCATTGCTCATTGAAGCCATGGGAGACTCTTGTGAATGTTCATCTAGGGTTGTTTGCCACAGGATGGATGGTTACTTGCCAGAAAATACCTCAAAATTAAGGAAGCCAGCTGTTCGATCGTACAATCGCTCTAGGGTTCCCAGACTTAAATGGACAGATGAACTTCATCAGTTCTTTGTGAATGCAGTTCAAAAACTTGGAGGCGAAGATA AAGCAACTCCAAAGATGATCTTGAAGACGATGAATGTGAAAGGATTATCTGTATCTCATATCAAGAGCCATCTTCAG ATGTATAGGAACATGAAGAACGCGGTGATTCTACAAG ATATTCCAAAAACAAAAGGACTTGAAAGTTACAACTATCATGGGGTATCGGTCAATATCGGGCTTGGACCTCATGAGCAATATTATAAGCACAACAGTTTCTCTACATCGGCCGTGAACat GAAAATGGCCGATGAGCCTTTACTAGCGTTGAACCCCGAGAAATTGACAAGTATTGTTTTGGGCCAAATGGAACGCTCGATTTACAGTCGTTCCCAACAATTCGTTCATGCTCCTAAGAGCAAGTTTCATCAC GGAAGCCCCAACAGTTATCATGGAACACACGAAGGAAAAAAGGACAAAGTTTATAATCAAGTTTCTGAAGCAACTAATGTATATCTAAGCAATAAGGTCATATACAAAGACTTTCTAGCTAGTGGTTTCACCTCAAATTATAAC GAAAATGAAGATACGGAGAACTATGAAGATGCGATTGTTGCTACTTTGTCTAAAACACCTAGTGTTAATACAAAGTTGACTCTCGGAGGTCCATAA
- the LOC111891054 gene encoding uncharacterized protein LOC111891054, whose amino-acid sequence MSDSGTADFFYREAQRLGYVARLAFKLEVQLLQIQKQYKLITPGSSVVDLGCAPGAWLQNYMAKEGRINCIRRDRYRDFLTEGYFRNKVKNSMAVVVGWFLLTQIIRHRFKKMGGLTRIKDFF is encoded by the exons ATGAGCGACTCTGGAACTGCAGATTTCTTCTACAGAGAAGCTCAGCGACTTGGTTATGTTGCTCGCTTGGCCTTCAAG TTGGAAGTACAGCTACTCCAGATTCAGAAACAGTACAAATTGATAACACCTGGTTCCTCTGTTGTTGACCTAGGTTGTGCTCCTGGTGCTTGGCTTCAG AATTATATGGCGAAAGAGGGAAGAATTAATTGTATAAGGCGAGATCGATATAGGGATTTTTTGActgaagggtattttaggaataaGGTTAAGAATTCTATGGCGGTGGTTGTGGGTTGGTTCTTGTTGACTCAGATTATCCGACATAGATTCAAGAAGATGGGTGGGTTAACAAGgattaaagattttttttaa